In one Carettochelys insculpta isolate YL-2023 chromosome 6, ASM3395843v1, whole genome shotgun sequence genomic region, the following are encoded:
- the LOC142014529 gene encoding serine/arginine-rich splicing factor 5-like, which yields MSGCRVFVGRLSPHARERDVEKFFKGYGHIREINLKNGFGFVEFEDHRDADDAVYELNGKELCNERVTIEHARAPRGRGRFPQRFSYYQSRSGGPSWYGPPVRTEHRIIVENLSSRISWQDLKDVMRKAGEVTYVDAHRNNRNEGVVEFASYDDMKNALNKLDGTELNGRKIKLIEDRKSHRSRSRSRSYSRSRSRSKSARSSRSTSRSRSRSRSRSRSRTPDKKYSQKSHHSGAQPSSPSPHSSKKKSRSRSSSAESRS from the exons ATGAGTGGCTGCCGTGTCTTCGTTGGTCGTTTGAGCCCACATGCCCGGGAgcgggatgtggagaaattcttCAAAGGATATGGACACATACGTGAAATCAATCTGAAAAATGGTTTTGGGTTTGTG GAATTTGAAGATCACAGGGATGCTGATGATGCAGTTTATGAACTGAATGGTAAAGAACTGTGCAATGAAAG GGTTACAATTGAACATGCCAGGGCACCAAGAGGGAGAGGCAGATTTCCACAGCGGTTCAGTTATTACCAGTCACGTAGCGGTGGACCTAG CTGGTATGGACCTCCTGTTCGTACTGAACACAGAATTATAGTTGAAAACCTTTCTTCACggatcagctggcag GACTTGAAAGATGTCATGAGAAAGGCTGGAGAGGTGACCTATGTGGATGCACACAGAAACAACAGGAATGAAGG TGTTGTGGAGTTTGCATCATATGATGATATGAAGAATGCATTGAACAAGTTGGATGGCACCGAGCTCAATGGGCGCAAAATTAAGTTAATTGAAGATCGCAAATCACACAG AAGCAGATCCCGTTCAAGAAGTTATTCAAGATCTCGCAGCAGGTCCAAGTCGGCAAGATCTTCCAGGTCAACGAGTAGGTCTCGCTCTCgatctcgctctcgctctcgcaGTCGTACACCTGACAAAAAATACTCTCAGAAGAGCCACCACTCTGGTGCACAGCCTTCTTCtccatctccccattcctccaagAAAAAATCTCGTTCTCGTTCAAGCTCGGCTGAGAGCCGTAGTTAG